One region of Streptomyces sp. NBC_00102 genomic DNA includes:
- a CDS encoding DUF4239 domain-containing protein, with protein sequence MSEWIALSIAMASVCAVVLTIAVLNNRRVGEDDDPSETPDVIEYMTMMIGVVYAIVLGLAIAGVWEGRSSAQESVRLEAQALHEVHARSSVYPAEVRERIRSDVDTYVSYVVNDEWRYMEDHGSLTEHGTRLIDTIRADVTNYVPRNDHEGQAYQPLVDQVAAADDARSARGQNAGATMPGVVWFGLIIGALVTVGLIFTLQIRRTFRELLLAGLFSVLIAFLLFLIWDFDAPFGRGISATAAPFLDLFPHAGG encoded by the coding sequence TTGTCGGAATGGATCGCCCTCTCCATCGCTATGGCATCGGTCTGTGCCGTCGTACTCACCATCGCCGTCCTCAACAACCGCCGCGTGGGCGAGGACGACGACCCCTCCGAAACGCCCGACGTCATCGAGTACATGACGATGATGATCGGCGTGGTGTACGCCATCGTGCTCGGTCTCGCCATCGCGGGCGTCTGGGAGGGCCGCAGCTCCGCCCAGGAGTCGGTGCGCCTGGAGGCCCAGGCCCTGCACGAGGTCCACGCGCGCTCGTCCGTCTATCCGGCGGAGGTCCGCGAACGCATCCGCTCGGACGTCGACACCTACGTCTCGTACGTGGTGAACGACGAATGGCGGTACATGGAGGACCACGGCTCCCTCACCGAGCACGGCACCCGGCTCATCGACACGATCCGCGCGGACGTCACGAACTACGTCCCGCGGAACGACCACGAGGGCCAGGCCTACCAGCCTCTCGTGGACCAGGTCGCGGCGGCCGACGACGCGCGCAGCGCGCGCGGGCAGAACGCCGGAGCCACGATGCCGGGGGTGGTGTGGTTCGGCCTCATCATCGGGGCCCTGGTGACCGTGGGACTGATCTTCACGCTGCAGATCCGCAGAACCTTCCGCGAACTGCTTCTCGCGGGCCTCTTCAGCGTGCTGATCGCGTTTCTCCTCTTCCTGATCTGGGACTTCGACGCCCCCTTCGGACGGGGCATCTCCGCGACAGCCGCACCCTTCCTCGACCTCTTCCCGCACGCGGGGGGCTGA
- a CDS encoding succinate dehydrogenase/fumarate reductase iron-sulfur subunit translates to MKLTLRVWRQRDAEAPGAMATYEVDGISQDMSFLEMLDTLNEELTLAGDEPVAFDHDCREGICGACSLVINGDAHGPERTTTCQLHMRSFDDGDTIDIEPWRASAFPVIKDLVVDRSAFDRIIQSGGYISAPTGTAPDAHATPVPKPDADFAFEHAECIGCGACVAACPNGSAMLFTSAKINHLNVLPQGAPERETRVLDMVATMDEEGFGGCTLTGECATACPKGIPLPSIAAMNKEWLRATRKVRR, encoded by the coding sequence ATGAAGCTCACCCTGCGCGTCTGGCGCCAGCGAGACGCCGAGGCGCCCGGCGCCATGGCCACCTACGAAGTCGACGGCATCTCGCAGGACATGTCGTTCCTCGAAATGCTCGACACCCTCAACGAGGAACTGACCCTCGCGGGCGACGAACCGGTCGCCTTCGACCACGACTGCCGCGAGGGCATCTGCGGCGCGTGCAGTCTCGTCATCAACGGAGACGCGCACGGCCCCGAGCGCACCACCACCTGCCAACTCCACATGCGGTCCTTCGACGACGGCGACACCATCGACATCGAGCCCTGGCGCGCCTCCGCGTTCCCGGTCATCAAGGACCTGGTGGTCGACCGCTCGGCCTTCGACCGCATCATCCAGTCCGGCGGTTACATCTCCGCCCCCACCGGTACGGCCCCCGACGCGCACGCCACCCCCGTGCCCAAGCCGGACGCCGACTTCGCCTTCGAGCACGCCGAGTGCATCGGCTGCGGCGCCTGCGTCGCCGCCTGCCCCAACGGTTCGGCGATGCTCTTCACTTCGGCGAAGATCAACCACCTCAACGTGCTGCCGCAGGGCGCGCCCGAGAGGGAGACCCGGGTGCTCGACATGGTCGCCACCATGGACGAGGAGGGCTTCGGCGGCTGCACCCTGACCGGCGAATGCGCCACCGCCTGCCCGAAGGGGATCCCCCTCCCCTCGATCGCCGCGATGAACAAGGAGTGGCTGCGCGCCACCCGCAAGGTACGGCGCTGA
- a CDS encoding bifunctional diguanylate cyclase/phosphodiesterase, protein MTIPAQKSGASDEEPDGPEDRLRRFATIWSRAIFPSTATSLTRPEFEQHLLPLARELNETLHARPFDAAPAQQVGAALVAAHCTDPDALTATLGVIDSYLVLYCGGNGPAELSTEDSRARSARIQHALAGGYSHALRERTLGEQEAIARSALTARSHAEQVLHETQARFQAVFAEAAIGIAIADLDGNVLELNDTLTRMFGGLDSHVRSRKLTDWAHPEDTPHVWRYYHELVRGERDHYRVEKPYFRNDGTVLWTNLTVSLLRDSEGRPEYQLALMEDTTERRLLNLRLRYEATHDALTGLPNRTLFFERLEKAVAAKGGTRFGLCYLDLDGFKAINDSLGHAAGDRLLVEVADRLQSCATAQGEMVARLGGDEFVALTTGPNTAREVGDLACRILGVLSTPIRIEGRELTVRGSIGVVEGPSGIRSAAEVLRSADITMYRAKSAGGNRFEHADEEADARAITRHGLTTALPAALERGEFFIEYQPLVHLGDGSVHGAEALVRWLHPQHGILGPDQFIPLAEHTGLIVPLGRWVLEESVRQAHHWQERHTDGGPLRINVNLSPTQLHHPRLVAETVDVLERSGLEPGALCLELTESALIGADDGLLKPLRQLAEMGVDIALDDFGTGYSNLANLRRLPVSVLKLDRSFTRGMQRHPADPVDMKIVEGIVTLAHSLDLAVTVEGVETAAQADQLRELGCDTAQGWYYARPGAPDRIHSLVLADAV, encoded by the coding sequence GTGACCATCCCCGCCCAGAAGTCCGGAGCGTCCGACGAGGAACCGGACGGCCCCGAGGACCGGCTCCGGCGCTTCGCCACGATCTGGAGCCGGGCCATCTTCCCGTCGACGGCCACCTCGCTGACGCGGCCCGAGTTCGAACAGCATCTGCTGCCCCTGGCACGCGAGCTGAACGAGACCCTGCACGCCCGCCCGTTCGACGCGGCGCCCGCCCAGCAGGTGGGCGCGGCGCTCGTCGCCGCGCACTGCACCGACCCCGACGCCCTCACCGCCACCCTCGGCGTCATCGACTCGTACCTGGTGCTCTACTGCGGCGGCAACGGCCCCGCCGAGCTCTCGACCGAGGACAGCCGGGCCCGCAGCGCGCGCATCCAGCACGCGCTGGCCGGGGGGTACAGCCACGCGCTGCGCGAGCGGACCCTGGGTGAGCAGGAGGCCATCGCCCGTTCCGCGCTGACCGCCCGCTCGCACGCCGAGCAGGTGCTGCACGAGACGCAGGCGCGCTTCCAGGCGGTCTTCGCGGAGGCCGCGATCGGTATCGCCATCGCCGACCTCGACGGCAACGTGCTGGAGCTCAACGACACCCTCACCCGGATGTTCGGCGGTCTCGACAGCCACGTCCGCAGCCGCAAGCTGACGGACTGGGCCCACCCGGAGGACACTCCGCACGTCTGGCGGTACTACCACGAGCTCGTCCGCGGCGAACGCGACCATTACCGCGTCGAGAAGCCCTACTTCCGCAACGACGGTACGGTCCTGTGGACCAACCTCACGGTGTCGCTGCTGCGCGACTCCGAGGGGCGCCCGGAGTACCAGCTCGCGCTCATGGAGGACACCACCGAGCGCAGGCTGCTGAACCTGAGGCTGCGTTACGAGGCCACCCACGACGCGCTCACCGGGCTGCCCAACCGGACCCTCTTCTTCGAACGGCTGGAGAAGGCGGTGGCGGCCAAGGGCGGCACCCGCTTCGGACTCTGCTACCTCGACCTCGACGGGTTCAAGGCCATCAACGACAGCCTCGGCCACGCGGCGGGCGACCGACTGCTCGTCGAGGTCGCCGACCGGCTGCAGAGCTGCGCGACGGCGCAGGGGGAGATGGTGGCCCGCCTCGGCGGCGACGAGTTCGTGGCGCTGACCACCGGCCCGAACACCGCCCGGGAGGTGGGCGACCTCGCCTGCCGCATCCTGGGCGTGCTCTCCACCCCCATCCGGATCGAGGGCCGGGAGCTGACGGTACGCGGCTCCATCGGGGTCGTGGAGGGCCCCTCCGGCATCCGCAGCGCCGCCGAGGTGCTGCGCAGCGCGGACATCACGATGTACCGCGCCAAATCGGCCGGCGGCAACCGCTTCGAGCACGCCGACGAGGAGGCCGACGCCCGGGCCATCACCCGGCACGGGCTCACCACCGCGCTCCCGGCGGCCCTGGAGCGGGGTGAGTTCTTCATCGAGTACCAGCCGCTGGTGCACCTCGGCGACGGCAGCGTGCACGGTGCGGAGGCCCTCGTGCGCTGGTTGCACCCGCAGCACGGCATCCTCGGACCGGACCAGTTCATCCCCCTCGCGGAGCACACCGGCCTCATCGTGCCGCTGGGCCGCTGGGTGCTGGAGGAGTCCGTCCGCCAGGCCCACCACTGGCAGGAGCGGCACACCGACGGCGGCCCGCTGCGGATCAACGTCAATCTCTCGCCCACCCAGCTCCACCACCCCCGGCTCGTCGCCGAGACCGTCGACGTGCTGGAACGTTCCGGCCTCGAGCCCGGAGCGCTCTGCCTGGAGCTCACCGAGTCCGCGCTGATCGGAGCCGACGACGGGCTGCTCAAACCGCTGCGCCAGCTCGCGGAGATGGGCGTCGACATCGCGCTCGACGACTTCGGCACCGGCTACTCCAACCTCGCCAACCTGCGCCGCCTTCCGGTCAGCGTGCTCAAGCTCGACCGGTCGTTCACCCGGGGCATGCAGCGGCACCCGGCGGACCCGGTCGACATGAAGATCGTGGAGGGGATCGTCACCCTGGCGCACAGCCTGGACCTGGCGGTGACGGTGGAGGGCGTGGAGACGGCGGCCCAGGCCGATCAGCTGCGGGAGCTGGGCTGCGACACGGCCCAGGGGTGGTACTACGCCCGCCCCGGAGCCCCGGACCGCATCCACTCGCTGGTGCTGGCCGACGCGGTGTGA
- a CDS encoding fumarate reductase/succinate dehydrogenase flavoprotein subunit yields the protein MSDYTQYRTGEPLADTKAPEGPVAERWDTRRFEAKLVNPANRRKHTVIVVGTGLAGGSAGATLAEQGYHVVQFCFQDSPRRAHSVAAQGGINAAKNYRNDGDSVHRLFYDTVKGGDFRARESNVHRLAQISVEIIDQCVAQGVPFAREYGGLLDNRSFGGVQVSRTFYARGQTGQQLLLGAYQALSRQIAAGNVELHPRTEMLDLIVVDGRARGIVARDLVTGRIDTYFADAVVLASGGYGNVFYLSTNAMNSNATAVWRAHRRGAHFANPCFTQIHPTCIPRTGDHQSKLTLMSESLRNDGRIWVPKAKGDDRPANEIPEDERDYYLERIYPAFGNLVPRDIASRAAKNVCDEGRGVGPGGQGVYLDFADAIARMGRAKVEEKYGNLFDMYARITAEDPYETPMRIYPAVHYTMGGLWVDYDLQTTIPGLFAIGEANFSDHGANRLGASALMQGLADGYFVLPSTINDYLARNPHTDPVGADHPVVVETVAETEDRLNLLLSIDGDRTPDSFHREIGELMWEFCGMARTEEGLRTALARIPLIREEFWRRVKVPGTGEQFNQSLERANRIVDYLELAELMCLDALHRAESCGGHFREESQTPDGEAARRDEEFSYAAAWEFTATGEAPVLHKEDLVFEHVHPTQRSYA from the coding sequence ATGAGCGACTACACGCAGTACCGCACGGGCGAGCCCCTCGCCGACACCAAGGCCCCCGAAGGCCCCGTCGCCGAACGCTGGGACACCCGCCGCTTCGAGGCCAAGCTCGTCAACCCGGCCAACCGCCGCAAGCACACGGTCATCGTCGTCGGCACCGGCCTGGCCGGCGGCTCGGCCGGTGCCACCCTCGCCGAACAGGGCTACCACGTCGTCCAGTTCTGCTTCCAGGACTCCCCGCGCCGCGCCCACTCGGTCGCCGCGCAGGGCGGCATCAACGCCGCGAAGAACTACCGCAACGACGGCGACTCCGTACACCGGCTCTTCTACGACACCGTCAAGGGCGGCGACTTCCGCGCCCGCGAGTCCAACGTGCACCGGCTCGCGCAGATCTCCGTCGAGATCATCGACCAGTGCGTCGCGCAGGGCGTCCCCTTCGCCCGCGAGTACGGCGGCCTCCTCGACAACCGCTCCTTCGGCGGGGTCCAGGTCTCCCGCACCTTCTACGCCCGGGGCCAGACCGGACAGCAACTCCTCCTCGGCGCCTACCAGGCGCTCTCCCGGCAGATCGCCGCGGGCAACGTCGAACTCCATCCGCGCACCGAGATGCTCGACCTGATCGTGGTCGACGGACGGGCCCGCGGCATCGTCGCCCGCGACCTGGTCACCGGGCGGATCGACACCTACTTCGCCGACGCGGTCGTACTGGCCAGCGGCGGCTACGGCAACGTCTTCTACCTCTCGACCAACGCGATGAACTCCAACGCCACCGCCGTCTGGCGGGCCCACCGGCGCGGTGCCCACTTCGCGAACCCCTGCTTCACCCAGATCCACCCCACCTGCATCCCGCGCACCGGCGACCACCAGTCCAAACTCACCCTGATGAGCGAGTCGCTCCGCAACGACGGCCGGATCTGGGTCCCCAAGGCCAAGGGCGACGACCGCCCGGCCAACGAGATCCCCGAGGACGAGCGCGACTACTACCTGGAGCGGATCTACCCCGCCTTCGGCAACCTCGTCCCGCGCGACATCGCCTCACGCGCCGCCAAGAACGTCTGCGACGAAGGCCGCGGCGTCGGCCCCGGCGGCCAGGGCGTCTACCTCGACTTCGCCGACGCCATCGCCCGGATGGGCCGCGCCAAGGTCGAGGAGAAGTACGGCAACCTCTTCGACATGTACGCCCGGATCACCGCCGAGGACCCGTACGAGACCCCCATGCGGATCTACCCCGCCGTGCACTACACGATGGGCGGCCTCTGGGTCGACTACGACCTGCAGACCACGATCCCCGGGCTCTTCGCGATCGGCGAGGCCAACTTCTCCGACCACGGCGCCAACCGCCTCGGCGCCTCCGCACTGATGCAGGGCCTCGCCGACGGCTACTTCGTCCTGCCGTCCACCATCAACGACTACCTCGCCCGCAACCCGCACACCGACCCGGTCGGCGCGGACCACCCGGTGGTCGTGGAGACGGTCGCCGAGACCGAGGACCGGCTCAACCTGCTGCTCTCCATCGACGGCGACCGCACCCCCGACTCCTTCCACCGCGAGATCGGCGAACTCATGTGGGAGTTCTGCGGAATGGCCCGCACGGAGGAAGGGCTGCGCACGGCCCTCGCGCGCATCCCCCTGATCCGCGAGGAGTTCTGGCGCCGCGTCAAGGTCCCCGGCACCGGCGAGCAGTTCAACCAGTCGCTGGAGCGGGCCAACCGGATCGTCGACTACCTGGAGCTCGCCGAGCTGATGTGCCTCGACGCCCTCCACCGCGCCGAGTCCTGCGGCGGCCACTTCCGCGAGGAGTCGCAGACCCCGGACGGTGAGGCCGCCCGCCGCGACGAGGAGTTCTCCTACGCCGCCGCGTGGGAGTTCACCGCCACCGGCGAGGCCCCCGTCCTGCACAAGGAAGACCTCGTGTTCGAACACGTACACCCCACCCAGCGGAGCTACGCATGA
- a CDS encoding SAM-dependent methyltransferase gives MERPAWAPQGIDISVPSVSRMYDFYLGGSHNFEVDREAARRAMEFLPGLPKIMQANRAFMRRAVRYAVAAGVTQFLDIGSGIPTFGNVHEIAHAADPAARIAYVDHDPVAVAHSRAVLDGDSRTTVVAADLRRPQEILKNAEIGELLDLERPVALLLVAVLHFVEDADDPYAAVAELREALAPGSLLVVTHAAYEGIPLTREEAGGAVGVYSSIRNPLIMRSPAEVARFFEGFELVDPGLVPMPDWRPDPGTAGEPEDPFAFSGYAGVGRKA, from the coding sequence ATGGAGCGTCCCGCCTGGGCACCGCAAGGCATAGACATATCGGTGCCGAGCGTGTCCCGCATGTACGACTTCTATCTGGGCGGCTCGCACAATTTCGAGGTGGACCGGGAAGCGGCTCGCAGGGCGATGGAGTTCCTGCCGGGTCTCCCCAAGATCATGCAGGCCAATCGCGCGTTCATGCGCAGGGCGGTGCGCTACGCGGTGGCCGCGGGCGTGACCCAGTTCCTGGACATCGGCTCGGGCATACCGACCTTCGGCAACGTCCACGAGATCGCCCACGCGGCCGATCCCGCCGCGCGCATCGCCTACGTCGACCACGACCCGGTCGCGGTGGCGCACAGCCGTGCGGTTCTCGACGGTGACAGCCGCACCACCGTGGTCGCCGCCGACCTGCGCCGTCCGCAGGAGATCCTGAAGAACGCGGAGATCGGCGAACTGCTCGATCTGGAAAGGCCGGTGGCCCTCCTCCTGGTGGCCGTGCTCCACTTCGTGGAGGACGCGGACGATCCGTACGCCGCAGTCGCCGAGCTGCGCGAGGCGCTCGCCCCGGGCAGTCTGCTCGTGGTCACCCACGCCGCGTACGAGGGCATCCCGCTCACCCGGGAGGAGGCGGGCGGTGCCGTGGGCGTGTACAGCAGCATCCGCAACCCGCTCATCATGCGCTCGCCCGCCGAGGTGGCCCGCTTCTTCGAGGGGTTCGAACTCGTGGACCCGGGGCTGGTGCCGATGCCCGACTGGCGGCCCGACCCCGGTACGGCCGGTGAGCCCGAAGATCCCTTCGCCTTCTCGGGGTACGCCGGTGTGGGGCGCAAGGCGTGA
- a CDS encoding LysR family transcriptional regulator, producing MHFQQLSYFVAVAETRHFTRAAEAVHVSQPSLSQQIRALEKELGAELFSRARGNIALTDAGEALLPLARRILADAETARREVQELVLLRRGRIRLGATPSICTGLLPDVLRAYHDRHPGIELLLEEGGSHDLVRQLARGALDIALLVLPLPAGSPALTTVELLHEDLVVVSAADGPAPGRGKSVRIADLQGVPLVMFRHGYDLRELTVAACRAEGFEPTFTVQGGEMDAVLGFVRAGLGMAVVPRMVAGRAGQGLRMTPLAPPGLRRTIALAHRTDVAPPRAARELQRMLLEADPGSLLGDV from the coding sequence ATGCACTTCCAGCAGCTCTCCTATTTCGTGGCCGTCGCCGAGACTCGGCACTTCACCCGGGCCGCCGAGGCGGTGCACGTCTCTCAGCCCTCGCTGTCCCAGCAGATCCGGGCCCTGGAGAAGGAGCTGGGCGCGGAACTCTTCAGCCGGGCCCGGGGCAACATCGCGCTGACCGACGCGGGCGAGGCCCTGCTCCCACTGGCCCGCCGCATCCTCGCCGACGCGGAGACCGCACGCCGCGAGGTGCAGGAGCTGGTACTGCTGCGACGCGGGCGCATCCGTCTGGGCGCCACCCCGAGCATCTGTACGGGCCTGCTGCCCGACGTACTGCGCGCGTACCACGACCGGCATCCGGGGATCGAACTGCTTCTGGAGGAAGGCGGTTCCCACGACCTCGTACGCCAACTGGCGCGCGGGGCACTCGACATCGCCCTGCTGGTGCTCCCCCTGCCTGCCGGTTCACCGGCGTTGACCACGGTGGAGCTGCTGCACGAGGACCTGGTCGTGGTGTCGGCCGCCGACGGGCCCGCGCCGGGCCGGGGCAAGTCCGTACGCATCGCCGATCTCCAGGGCGTACCGCTGGTGATGTTCCGCCACGGCTACGACCTGCGCGAGCTCACCGTCGCCGCCTGCCGGGCGGAGGGCTTCGAGCCCACGTTCACGGTGCAGGGCGGCGAGATGGACGCGGTGCTCGGCTTCGTACGGGCGGGGCTCGGCATGGCCGTGGTGCCGCGCATGGTGGCGGGCCGGGCCGGCCAGGGCCTGCGGATGACGCCGCTGGCCCCGCCCGGACTGCGTCGGACCATCGCGCTGGCCCACCGCACGGACGTGGCACCGCCCCGCGCGGCCCGGGAGCTCCAGCGGATGCTGCTGGAGGCGGACCCGGGCAGCCTCCTCGGCGATGTCTGA
- a CDS encoding succinate dehydrogenase, with amino-acid sequence MALATRAERRPSMTRTLWDSTVGKKTIMAVSGLIMLGYLVVHMLGNLKIFFGPGEFNHYAHWLRTLGEPFLHHEWALWIVRLVLVAAVVLHAVSAYQLSRRDLRARPVGYVHKRARASYATRTMRWGGIILALFIVWHILDLTTGTVHSGGFQAGHPYQNVVDTFSTWYGDVIYIVAVLAVGLHVQHGFWSAAQTLGVGSATRDRVLKTLANVIAVVLTAGFVSVPVAVMTGVVS; translated from the coding sequence ATGGCATTGGCAACGCGGGCGGAACGACGGCCGTCCATGACGCGCACGCTCTGGGACTCGACCGTCGGCAAGAAAACGATCATGGCAGTGAGCGGCCTGATCATGCTGGGCTACCTGGTCGTACACATGCTGGGCAACCTGAAGATCTTCTTCGGGCCCGGCGAGTTCAACCACTACGCCCACTGGCTGCGTACCCTGGGCGAGCCCTTCCTCCACCACGAGTGGGCGCTCTGGATCGTCCGGCTGGTGCTCGTCGCCGCCGTGGTGCTGCACGCCGTATCCGCGTACCAGCTCAGCCGGCGCGACCTCAGGGCGCGCCCCGTCGGCTACGTCCACAAGAGGGCCCGGGCGAGCTATGCCACCCGGACCATGCGCTGGGGCGGCATCATCCTCGCGCTCTTCATCGTCTGGCACATCCTCGACCTCACCACCGGCACCGTGCACAGCGGAGGGTTCCAGGCCGGGCACCCCTACCAGAACGTCGTCGACACCTTCTCCACCTGGTACGGCGACGTCATCTACATCGTCGCGGTGCTGGCCGTCGGCCTCCACGTCCAGCACGGATTCTGGAGCGCCGCGCAGACCCTCGGAGTCGGCAGCGCCACCCGCGACCGGGTCCTGAAAACCCTGGCCAACGTGATCGCGGTGGTGCTCACCGCGGGATTCGTGTCCGTACCCGTTGCCGTCATGACCGGAGTCGTGAGCTGA
- a CDS encoding excinuclease ABC subunit UvrA translates to MTTPHDRYVRVRGAREHNLRNVDVDIPRDTLTVFTGVSGSGKSSLAFGTIYAEAQRRYFESVAPYARRLIHQVGAPAVGEITGLPPAVSLEQRRSSAGERSSVGTVTTLSNSLRMLFSRAGDYPEGAERLDSDAFSPNTAAGACPECHGLGRIHRTSEELLVPDASLSIREGAIAAWPGAWQGKNLRDVLHALGHDVDRPWRELPAAEREWILFTDEQPVVTVHPVRDAGRIQRPYQGTYMSARRYVMHTFADSRSRTLRARAERFLTSVPCPVCGGARLRPEALAVTFVGHTVAELAALPLAGLSEVLRARGGDATARVMTTDLLARIGTVTELGLGYLSLDRTAPTLSSGELQRLRLATQLRSGLFGVVYVLDEPSAGLHPADTASLLAVLGRLKEAGNTVFVVEHQLDVVRQADWLVDVGPLAGEHGGRVLHSGPPAGLAEVAESATRRFLFGGAAPSARPPRTPSGELRLEGVRRHNVRGVDVTFPLGVFTAVTGVSGSGKSTLVGQVLAGVLADRQASPVADLPDAPAVRDCVSARGLEAVDRLVQVDQRPIGRTPRSNLATYTGLFDVVRKLFAETDTARERGYRAGRFSFNVAGGRCETCQGEGFVSVELLFLPSTYAPCPDCHGARYNPPTLEVTLRGLSVAGVLDLTVEAAAGFFAGVPAAERSLRTLNEVGLGYLRLGQPATELSGGEAQRIKLAAELQRSRRGHTLYVLDEPTTGLHPADVEVLMRQLHGLVDAGGTVVVVEHDMAVVAGADHVIDMGPGGGEEGGRIVAAGAPAEVARAAGSRTAPFLARALRTE, encoded by the coding sequence ATGACCACCCCCCACGATCGTTACGTCCGGGTGCGCGGCGCCCGTGAGCACAACCTCCGGAACGTCGACGTGGACATCCCCCGCGACACGCTGACCGTGTTCACCGGGGTGTCCGGGTCCGGCAAGTCGTCGCTGGCGTTCGGCACGATCTACGCGGAGGCGCAGCGAAGGTACTTCGAATCGGTGGCCCCGTACGCCCGCCGACTGATCCACCAGGTCGGCGCCCCGGCGGTCGGTGAGATCACCGGGCTGCCGCCGGCGGTCTCGCTGGAGCAGCGGCGTTCCTCGGCGGGCGAGCGCTCCTCGGTGGGGACGGTGACCACGCTCTCCAACTCGCTGCGGATGCTGTTCTCCCGGGCCGGCGACTATCCGGAGGGTGCCGAGCGCCTGGACTCCGACGCGTTCTCGCCCAACACCGCCGCGGGCGCCTGCCCCGAGTGCCACGGGCTCGGCCGGATCCACCGGACCTCGGAGGAACTGCTCGTCCCGGACGCCTCGTTGTCGATCCGCGAGGGGGCGATCGCGGCCTGGCCGGGGGCATGGCAGGGCAAGAACCTGCGGGACGTGCTCCACGCCCTCGGCCACGACGTCGACCGTCCCTGGCGTGAACTCCCGGCGGCGGAGCGGGAGTGGATTCTCTTCACCGACGAGCAGCCGGTGGTGACGGTCCATCCGGTACGCGACGCGGGCCGCATCCAACGCCCCTACCAGGGAACGTACATGAGCGCGCGCCGCTATGTGATGCACACGTTCGCGGACTCCCGGAGCCGGACGCTGCGGGCGCGGGCGGAGCGGTTCCTGACGAGTGTTCCCTGTCCGGTCTGCGGGGGTGCGCGGCTGCGGCCGGAGGCGCTGGCGGTGACCTTCGTCGGGCACACCGTCGCGGAGTTGGCCGCGCTGCCGCTGGCGGGTCTGTCCGAGGTGCTGCGCGCCCGGGGCGGGGACGCCACGGCCCGGGTGATGACCACGGATCTGCTGGCCCGTATCGGCACGGTCACCGAGCTGGGTCTCGGCTATCTCAGTCTCGACCGGACGGCGCCGACGCTCTCCTCGGGCGAGCTCCAACGGCTGCGGCTGGCGACGCAGTTGCGGTCCGGGCTTTTCGGGGTGGTGTACGTGCTGGACGAGCCGTCGGCGGGTCTGCACCCGGCCGACACCGCGTCCCTGCTCGCGGTGCTCGGCAGGCTGAAGGAGGCCGGGAACACGGTCTTCGTGGTGGAGCACCAGCTGGACGTGGTGCGGCAGGCGGACTGGCTGGTGGACGTGGGGCCGCTCGCCGGGGAGCACGGCGGCCGGGTGCTGCACAGCGGTCCGCCGGCCGGTCTCGCGGAGGTGGCGGAGTCGGCGACCCGGCGCTTCCTCTTCGGCGGGGCGGCGCCCTCCGCCCGTCCGCCGCGCACCCCCTCGGGCGAACTGCGTCTCGAAGGGGTCCGGCGCCACAACGTGCGGGGCGTCGACGTGACGTTCCCGCTCGGGGTCTTCACCGCCGTCACGGGTGTCTCGGGTTCGGGCAAGTCGACGCTGGTCGGGCAGGTGCTGGCCGGGGTGCTCGCCGACCGCCAGGCCTCGCCGGTGGCGGACTTGCCGGACGCGCCCGCCGTCCGCGACTGCGTGTCCGCGCGGGGGCTGGAGGCTGTGGACCGGCTCGTGCAGGTGGATCAGAGGCCCATCGGCCGGACCCCGCGCTCCAACCTGGCCACGTACACGGGCCTGTTCGACGTCGTGCGCAAGCTGTTCGCGGAGACGGACACCGCGCGGGAGCGCGGCTACCGGGCGGGGCGGTTCTCGTTCAACGTGGCCGGCGGGCGGTGCGAGACCTGCCAGGGCGAGGGGTTCGTCTCGGTGGAGCTGCTCTTCCTGCCCAGCACGTACGCGCCCTGCCCCGACTGCCACGGGGCGCGCTACAACCCTCCGACGCTGGAGGTCACCCTGCGCGGGCTCTCCGTCGCCGGGGTGCTGGACCTGACGGTGGAGGCGGCGGCCGGGTTCTTCGCCGGGGTGCCGGCCGCCGAGCGGAGCCTGCGCACCCTGAACGAGGTGGGGCTCGGCTATCTGCGCCTCGGGCAGCCCGCCACGGAGCTGTCGGGCGGCGAAGCGCAGCGGATCAAGCTGGCGGCGGAGCTCCAGCGGTCCCGGCGGGGCCACACCCTGTACGTGTTGGACGAGCCGACCACGGGGCTGCACCCGGCCGATGTGGAGGTGCTGATGCGCCAGCTCCACGGGCTGGTGGACGCGGGTGGCACGGTGGTGGTCGTGGAGCACGACATGGCGGTGGTGGCGGGTGCGGACCATGTGATCGACATGGGTCCCGGCGGTGGCGAGGAGGGCGGGCGGATCGTCGCGGCGGGCGCCCCGGCCGAGGTCGCGCGGGCGGCGGGCAGCCGCACGGCCCCGTTCCTCGCCCGGGCGCTGCGTACGGAGTGA